Proteins encoded by one window of Flavobacteriales bacterium:
- the mazG gene encoding nucleoside triphosphate pyrophosphohydrolase, with protein MPSHSTSEKLEALQRLLTIMDELREQCPWDRKQTMESLRHLTIEETYELADAILDADLEEVKKELGDLMLHMVFYSKIGDEKGAFDVADVLHSVCDKLVERHPHIYGDVEVQDEEEVKQNWEKIKLKEGKKSVLEGVPKSLPALVKASRIQDKARGVGFDWDNRDQVWDKVQEELNEFKEEVDSGNAERMEGEFGDLLFSLINYARFIDVNPEDALERTNKKFIQRFQHMEMALRADGKSLADMTLAEMDVYWEAAKK; from the coding sequence ATGCCCAGTCACTCGACCTCGGAAAAATTAGAGGCCTTACAACGATTGCTGACCATTATGGACGAGCTCCGCGAGCAGTGCCCTTGGGATCGCAAGCAAACCATGGAAAGCCTGCGCCACCTCACCATCGAAGAAACGTACGAATTGGCTGATGCTATCCTAGATGCCGATTTGGAAGAGGTGAAGAAGGAGTTGGGCGACTTAATGCTGCACATGGTATTTTATTCGAAGATCGGCGACGAAAAAGGCGCTTTCGATGTGGCCGATGTGCTACATTCGGTATGCGATAAACTCGTCGAACGCCACCCGCACATCTACGGCGATGTGGAGGTTCAGGATGAGGAGGAAGTGAAGCAGAACTGGGAGAAGATCAAGCTCAAAGAAGGCAAAAAGAGCGTACTCGAAGGTGTTCCCAAGAGTTTGCCTGCGCTGGTGAAAGCATCCCGCATTCAGGACAAGGCGCGCGGGGTTGGGTTCGACTGGGATAACCGCGATCAGGTCTGGGATAAGGTACAAGAAGAACTGAACGAATTCAAAGAGGAAGTCGATTCGGGTAACGCAGAACGCATGGAGGGGGAGTTTGGCGACCTACTTTTCTCGCTGATCAACTATGCGCGCTTTATCGATGTAAATCCCGAAGATGCACTCGAGCGCACCAACAAGAAGTTCATTCAGCGTTTTCAGCATATGGAGATGGCCCTGCGGGCCGATGGGAAATCCTTGGCCGATATGACCCTCGCGGAGATGGACGTGTATTGGGAAGCGGCGAAGAAATGA
- a CDS encoding peptide deformylase, with product MILPIVAYGDPVLQQEGKELTPGHPGLSELIDNMFETMYSAHGVGLAAPQVGQGLKLFVVDASPFAEDEPSLENFKKVFINPVILSEEGDEWTFNEGCLSFPDLRIDIDRQEQVTIRYQDRDFNTHEETYTGLAARVIQHEYDHVYGIVFTDRVTPIRRRMLKGKMNNIAKGKVQADYKMRIFSSKGSTIK from the coding sequence ATGATATTACCGATCGTAGCATATGGAGACCCTGTGCTTCAACAAGAGGGGAAAGAGCTAACTCCCGGTCATCCGGGCTTGTCGGAACTCATCGATAACATGTTCGAAACCATGTACTCGGCCCACGGAGTAGGTTTGGCTGCACCGCAGGTTGGGCAAGGACTGAAGCTATTCGTCGTTGATGCATCTCCATTCGCCGAGGACGAACCAAGCCTGGAAAACTTTAAAAAAGTATTCATCAATCCGGTGATCCTCTCCGAAGAGGGCGATGAATGGACCTTCAATGAAGGGTGTTTGAGTTTTCCCGACCTGCGTATTGATATCGATCGACAAGAGCAAGTAACGATTCGTTATCAGGATCGCGATTTCAATACCCATGAGGAAACCTACACCGGATTGGCTGCCCGGGTGATCCAACACGAATACGACCACGTTTACGGTATAGTCTTTACCGATCGGGTAACACCTATTCGACGCAGAATGCTGAAAGGTAAAATGAATAATATAGCCAAAGGGAAAGTGCAGGCCGATTACAAAATGCGCATTTTCTCTTCAAAAGGAAGTACTATCAAATGA
- a CDS encoding VOC family protein: MTSYSVYLNFLGTCRKAFDRYKSIFGGEFESVSTFGEMPPQDGMPIPEEMKDMIMHISLKVNDKMSFFGSDTGGQWAPDFSVGTNMSVSLDIDTREEADRLFDELSKDGKVTMPMNETFWGSYFGLCTDEFGVQWMFSVAI; encoded by the coding sequence ATGACCTCCTACTCCGTCTACTTGAATTTTCTTGGCACTTGCCGCAAAGCCTTCGACCGATATAAATCCATCTTCGGTGGAGAATTCGAATCGGTATCCACCTTCGGAGAAATGCCTCCACAAGACGGGATGCCCATACCGGAAGAAATGAAGGATATGATCATGCATATCTCCTTGAAGGTGAATGATAAAATGTCGTTTTTTGGAAGTGATACGGGCGGACAGTGGGCCCCGGATTTCAGTGTTGGCACCAATATGTCGGTGTCTTTGGACATTGACACACGTGAGGAGGCTGATCGATTGTTCGATGAATTATCGAAAGACGGTAAGGTGACCATGCCAATGAACGAGACCTTTTGGGGCTCTTACTTTGGCCTGTGTACCGACGAGTTCGGGGTACAGTGGATGTTCAGTGTGGCTATCTAA
- the ruvX gene encoding Holliday junction resolvase RuvX has protein sequence MPRALAFDIGKKRIGIAATDELQMIASGLKTVAPNEVFAFVSDYLDRENVEVFVLGDPRHLDNTEAESMPLVDQFEKSLNKRHPQVRIDRVDERFTSVMASRAMLEMGMKKKDRKNKANVDEISAVLILQSWLDQQSRCS, from the coding sequence ATGCCCAGAGCACTAGCTTTCGACATAGGTAAAAAGCGCATAGGAATTGCGGCAACGGATGAACTTCAGATGATCGCATCTGGTTTAAAGACCGTGGCTCCGAATGAGGTATTCGCATTCGTTTCAGATTACCTCGACCGCGAGAACGTCGAAGTCTTTGTCTTGGGTGATCCGCGCCACCTGGATAACACGGAAGCCGAGAGCATGCCCTTGGTCGACCAGTTCGAAAAATCGTTGAATAAACGCCATCCGCAGGTGCGGATCGACCGGGTCGATGAACGCTTCACTTCCGTAATGGCCTCGAGGGCCATGCTGGAAATGGGCATGAAAAAGAAGGACAGAAAAAACAAAGCCAACGTCGACGAGATCAGTGCCGTATTGATCTTGCAGTCGTGGCTCGATCAACAATCAAGGTGCTCATGA
- a CDS encoding DUF5606 domain-containing protein codes for MNLEGILSIAGKPGLYKLVAQSRSGIIVESLLDGKRIPVSQASNISALSDIAIFTWSEEKPLSEIFKAIKDKESGPTPVKHKDSGAKLVAYFAEVEPDYDTDRVYASDIKKVIQWYNLLEEKGLLEAEAESEAESAASEAKKDEEE; via the coding sequence ATGAATTTAGAAGGAATTTTGTCGATTGCCGGAAAACCCGGTTTGTATAAACTCGTCGCTCAAAGTCGCAGTGGTATCATCGTGGAGTCTCTGCTCGACGGGAAACGCATACCCGTAAGTCAGGCCTCGAACATTTCGGCCCTTAGCGACATCGCAATCTTCACTTGGAGTGAGGAGAAACCCCTTAGCGAGATCTTTAAGGCGATCAAGGATAAGGAGAGTGGACCAACACCGGTGAAACACAAGGACAGCGGTGCTAAGCTAGTAGCCTACTTTGCCGAAGTGGAGCCCGACTACGACACCGATCGCGTGTATGCTTCAGACATCAAAAAGGTGATTCAATGGTACAATCTGTTGGAGGAAAAAGGGCTTCTTGAGGCCGAAGCCGAATCGGAAGCTGAATCAGCCGCGAGCGAAGCCAAAAAGGACGAAGAAGAATAA
- a CDS encoding M3 family oligoendopeptidase: MLELTPKKRRFISDELAMDDWNQIEPYYDELERRALNSVDDLEQWLRDRSELESALAEELGWRYIHMSRDTASEEVSAAYKIMIAEVLPKVAPKEHALNVKAVESPFFQKLDHDTYRIYTRGIREQIELFREENIPLQTELAELAQKYGAITGAMEIEWHGESITLQQAGVLLRENDRSLREDVYRHVQQARLARKDELNELFDQLIAKRQQVARNADFENYRDFKFKELGRFDYSVDDCIDFHKSISEAIVPVVRSFDEGRKQRMGLDTLRPWDTHVDPEGRDPLQVFDGTEDDLLAKTLKVFMAVDPFFADCLVKMDEMGHLDLESRKGKAPGGYNYPLYETGVPFIFMNAAGVLRDFVTLAHEGGHAVHSFLTRDFEIKEFQRTPSEVAELASMSMELISMEHWHLLFDDEDLTRRAKKEHLEKVLEVLPWIATIDSFQHWLYTHDHDASGREAAWLEIKKQQSAGVVDYSGLEDELRNQWQAQLHLFEVPFYYIEYGMAQLGAIAIWRWYKDDPVQALADYKAALQLGYTKGIGEIYQRAGVRFDFSLNYVQELADFVYNEWKNL, encoded by the coding sequence ATGCTTGAATTGACCCCGAAAAAGCGCCGGTTCATATCCGATGAACTGGCTATGGACGATTGGAATCAAATTGAACCGTATTACGATGAGCTCGAGCGCAGAGCATTGAATTCGGTTGATGATCTGGAGCAATGGTTGCGGGATCGAAGTGAACTCGAAAGTGCGCTCGCCGAGGAGCTTGGCTGGCGTTATATTCACATGAGTCGCGATACGGCTAGTGAAGAAGTTTCCGCTGCTTACAAGATCATGATCGCGGAGGTACTGCCAAAGGTCGCACCCAAAGAGCATGCCCTGAATGTCAAAGCAGTAGAATCTCCCTTTTTTCAGAAGCTCGATCACGATACCTACCGTATTTATACCAGAGGGATTCGTGAGCAGATCGAACTGTTTCGCGAGGAGAATATCCCACTTCAGACAGAACTAGCCGAATTAGCTCAGAAATACGGAGCCATCACGGGTGCCATGGAAATTGAGTGGCATGGCGAATCGATCACCTTGCAACAAGCCGGTGTTCTGTTGAGGGAGAACGATCGCTCCCTTCGGGAGGATGTGTACCGGCACGTGCAACAGGCGCGTTTGGCTCGAAAAGATGAGCTCAACGAACTGTTCGACCAACTCATTGCAAAGCGTCAACAAGTTGCACGAAATGCGGATTTTGAGAACTATCGCGATTTCAAGTTTAAAGAACTGGGCCGGTTCGATTATTCAGTGGACGACTGTATCGATTTTCACAAAAGCATCTCCGAGGCCATCGTTCCGGTCGTACGCTCGTTCGATGAGGGCCGAAAACAAAGAATGGGGCTGGATACTCTGCGGCCCTGGGATACGCACGTTGATCCCGAAGGCCGCGATCCCCTTCAGGTCTTCGACGGCACTGAAGATGACTTGCTCGCTAAGACACTGAAGGTCTTTATGGCCGTTGATCCATTTTTCGCCGATTGCCTGGTGAAGATGGACGAAATGGGCCACTTGGATCTTGAATCCAGAAAGGGCAAGGCACCGGGTGGATACAACTATCCGCTGTACGAAACAGGTGTTCCGTTCATCTTTATGAATGCCGCCGGTGTGTTGCGCGATTTCGTGACCTTGGCACACGAAGGTGGACACGCGGTGCACAGTTTTTTGACTCGCGATTTCGAGATCAAGGAATTCCAAAGAACTCCATCCGAAGTGGCTGAGCTAGCTTCCATGTCGATGGAGCTCATTAGCATGGAACACTGGCACTTGTTGTTTGACGATGAGGACTTGACTCGACGTGCCAAGAAAGAACACCTGGAAAAAGTATTGGAGGTATTGCCCTGGATCGCAACGATCGACAGCTTCCAACACTGGCTTTATACGCACGATCACGACGCATCCGGCCGAGAGGCCGCCTGGCTCGAAATAAAGAAGCAGCAAAGTGCCGGAGTGGTCGATTATTCGGGGCTCGAAGACGAGCTGCGCAATCAATGGCAAGCGCAATTGCACCTTTTTGAAGTGCCGTTCTACTACATCGAGTACGGAATGGCACAGTTGGGGGCGATCGCCATTTGGCGTTGGTACAAAGATGATCCGGTTCAGGCGCTGGCCGATTATAAAGCTGCGCTGCAGCTGGGATATACTAAAGGTATCGGCGAGATTTATCAGCGCGCCGGTGTACGGTTCGACTTCAGCCTGAACTACGTGCAAGAGCTGGCCGATTTCGTGTACAACGAATGGAAAAACCTATAA